In Vibrio celticus, one genomic interval encodes:
- the uvrC gene encoding excinuclease ABC subunit UvrC, which produces MTNLFDSVSFLKTVTEQPGVYRMYNAEAVVIYVGKAKNLKKRLSSYFRKKVDSEKTRALVSNIDKIDVTVTHTETEALILEHNYIKQYLPKYNVLLRDDKSYPYIFISGHKHPRLSMHRGAKKKKGEYFGPYPDSGAVRETLHLIQKIFPARQCEDTVYANRTRPCLMYQIGRCAAPCVSSIISDEEYSELIDYVRLFLQGKDKLVLETLIDKMDTASRELRFEHAAAFRDQIQAIRRVQEQQYVSDDSMEDMDVLGFAQENGVACIHILMIRQGKVLGSRSHFPKIPNNTVREEVFSSFLSQYYLAHNEARTIPTRLILNADLMEDVTPIQEALCEVAGRKIHFNTNPSGTRGRYLKLSNTNALTAITTKINHKMTINQRFKELQEVLSMDAIKRMECLDISHTMGESTIASCVVFNQEGPVKPEYRRYNITGITGGDDYAAMAQALERRYSKQLDVDKIPDIIFIDGGKGQLNRAHEIISQYWGDWPFRPRMMGIAKGVTRKPGLETLVTLEGEEFNLPSDAPALHLIQHIRDESHNHAIAGHRAKRGKTRRTSALEGIEGVGPKRRQALLKYMGGLQELKRATVEEIAKVPGISHSLAENIYQALKQ; this is translated from the coding sequence GTGACCAACTTGTTTGACTCAGTCTCATTCCTCAAGACAGTAACAGAGCAGCCCGGCGTTTATCGAATGTATAACGCCGAGGCTGTCGTTATTTACGTCGGTAAAGCTAAGAACCTTAAAAAACGCCTTTCCAGTTATTTCCGTAAAAAAGTCGATAGTGAAAAAACACGCGCTCTAGTCAGTAATATTGACAAGATCGATGTCACTGTGACGCACACGGAAACAGAAGCGCTCATTCTTGAGCACAACTACATCAAGCAGTACTTGCCTAAATACAACGTACTTTTGCGTGATGATAAGTCGTACCCTTATATTTTTATTAGCGGTCACAAGCATCCTCGTTTGTCGATGCACCGCGGCGCTAAAAAGAAAAAGGGTGAATACTTTGGTCCTTATCCTGATTCCGGCGCTGTGCGTGAGACGCTACACCTAATACAAAAAATCTTTCCTGCCCGCCAGTGTGAAGATACGGTTTATGCCAACAGAACACGTCCATGTTTGATGTATCAGATTGGTCGTTGTGCTGCGCCATGTGTTAGCTCAATCATCTCTGATGAAGAGTACAGTGAACTTATCGACTACGTTCGTCTGTTCCTGCAAGGGAAGGATAAGCTAGTCCTTGAGACGCTCATCGACAAAATGGACACAGCAAGCCGAGAGCTTCGCTTTGAACACGCTGCCGCTTTCCGTGACCAAATCCAAGCGATTCGACGCGTGCAAGAACAACAATACGTATCTGACGATTCAATGGAAGATATGGACGTGTTGGGCTTTGCTCAAGAGAATGGCGTAGCGTGTATTCATATCTTGATGATTCGCCAAGGCAAAGTCTTAGGTAGCCGAAGCCACTTTCCTAAGATTCCCAACAATACGGTGCGAGAAGAGGTCTTTTCGAGCTTTTTAAGCCAATACTATCTTGCGCATAATGAAGCGAGAACCATCCCAACTCGTTTGATTCTCAATGCCGATTTGATGGAAGATGTCACACCGATTCAAGAAGCCTTGTGTGAAGTGGCGGGTCGTAAGATTCACTTCAATACCAACCCTTCAGGTACTCGAGGTCGTTACCTTAAATTGTCGAATACCAATGCATTGACGGCTATTACCACCAAGATTAATCACAAGATGACGATTAATCAGCGCTTCAAAGAGCTCCAAGAAGTGTTGTCGATGGATGCTATCAAGCGCATGGAATGTTTGGATATCAGTCATACCATGGGTGAAAGTACGATTGCGTCGTGTGTGGTATTCAATCAAGAAGGTCCGGTGAAACCGGAGTACCGCCGTTACAACATCACAGGTATTACAGGCGGCGATGATTACGCAGCGATGGCTCAGGCACTTGAGAGACGTTATTCGAAGCAACTCGATGTCGACAAGATCCCAGACATCATCTTTATCGATGGTGGTAAAGGTCAGCTAAACCGCGCTCATGAGATCATTTCTCAATATTGGGGGGATTGGCCGTTTAGACCAAGAATGATGGGTATTGCTAAAGGCGTGACTCGTAAACCTGGTTTAGAGACTCTAGTGACCCTAGAAGGGGAAGAGTTCAATTTACCCAGTGATGCGCCAGCACTACACCTTATCCAGCACATCCGTGATGAAAGCCATAATCATGCGATTGCAGGGCACAGGGCGAAACGTGGCAAAACACGTAGAACCAGCGCTTTGGAAGGAATTGAAGGGGTAGGGCCTAAACGTCGTCAAGCTTTGCTGAAATATATGGGTGGCTTACAAGAACTTAAGCGTGCAACTGTCGAAGAAATAGCCAAAGTGCCGGGCATTAGTCATTCTTTGGCAGAAAACATTTATCAAGCATTGAAACAATAG
- the uvrY gene encoding UvrY/SirA/GacA family response regulator transcription factor → MINVFLVDDHELVRTGIRRIIEDVRGMNVAGEAESGEDAAKWCRTNNTDVILMDMNMPGIGGLEATKKILRFNPDVKIIVLTVHTENPFPTKVMQAGAAGYLTKGAGPDEMVNAIRVVNSGQRYISPEIAQQMALSQFSPASENPFADLSERELQIMMMITKGQKVTDISEQLNLSPKTVNSYRYRLFSKLDISGDVELTHLAIRHGMLDTETL, encoded by the coding sequence TTGATAAATGTTTTCCTTGTAGATGATCACGAGCTGGTTCGCACAGGGATACGACGTATTATTGAAGACGTCCGTGGAATGAACGTAGCAGGGGAAGCTGAAAGCGGTGAAGATGCTGCAAAATGGTGTCGTACTAACAATACTGACGTTATTTTGATGGATATGAATATGCCTGGTATTGGTGGCTTAGAAGCAACCAAGAAAATCTTGCGTTTCAACCCTGATGTTAAAATCATCGTTTTAACTGTTCATACGGAAAATCCGTTTCCAACTAAAGTGATGCAAGCTGGAGCTGCTGGTTACCTTACTAAAGGGGCAGGTCCGGATGAAATGGTAAATGCAATTCGAGTGGTTAATAGTGGCCAACGATACATTTCACCAGAAATTGCGCAGCAGATGGCTTTAAGCCAATTCTCGCCTGCGTCTGAAAATCCATTCGCAGACTTATCTGAACGTGAACTTCAAATCATGATGATGATTACTAAAGGTCAGAAAGTGACGGATATTTCAGAACAACTCAATCTAAGTCCTAAAACAGTCAACAGTTACCGCTACCGCTTGTTCAGTAAGCTGGATATCAGTGGCGATGTAGAGCTGACACATTTAGCGATTAGACATGGAATGTTAGACACTGAGACCCTTTAA